The following proteins come from a genomic window of Metarhizium brunneum chromosome 2, complete sequence:
- the aurF_0 gene encoding Aurovertin biosynthesis cluster transcription factor aurF translates to MECSAQNESLSTSPPILDNAYYFIEATRSLLDEGDVTALDTLASRLSPFRIQYRSVVEGDIISVKPVLVLEHEQSPIKGRWKSTESTGFDVGVFQDNCSTLVSALNSGTTNTDPYKPGLTTPAMTNNILVDYEANSHENAIVYAQIPRYGTGLGLGTRNSLATTNVDLSQAHNAGLGLADTGHAVHETTDSSSKDSSGDCTLPLPDFDLIDFDGCAYLTGGGMGTSCHNQPTEMTHIMQNTRSLSSAGPPGDSIFVEFDSSLQTSGTVGNVEPRAPRAENNDALSTSGDTPISDFDSPEGCLVGDTHSPVSNTLYDSVKGTPSASDAALLKVNYALRVCIRADYVEFLETNLPRWVKHGIWRTVWPPSKAKGAHGYESLQKAYWNICRLDRQMGDDAIRSRMAMVMLHLEYEKACLTWKSRTSTKWASANSQRKSEMRAKFHDRKRKNTAVTAKIIKDIERAIKNSRTGLLDILNKVNPIAQSLFLNHGYESHNLQIKLPLLLEQPDSS, encoded by the exons ATGGAATGCTCTGCGCAAAACGAGTCCTTGTCCACTTCTCCGCCGATTTTAGACAATGCATATTACTTCATCGAGGCAACGAGGTCGCTTCTTGACGAAGGTGATGTCACCGCTCTCGATACTCTCGCCAGCCGGCTCAGTCCGTTCAGAATTCAATACCGGTCAGTAGTCGAAGGAGATATCATCTCGGTCAAACCAGTACTGGTCCTTGAGCATGAGCAATCCCCAAT TAAAGGCAGATGGAAATCGACCGAATCGACCGGCTTTGATGTGGGAGTATTCCAAGACAACTGCTCCACCCTTGTTTCAGCTTTAAATAGCGGAACCACAAACACGGATCCATACAAACCAGGGCTTACGACTCCCGCCATGACGAACAATATACTGGTTGATTACGAGGCTAATAGCCACGAGAATGCTATCGTTTATGCCCAGATCCCTAGATATGGGACTGGGCTGGGGCTCGGCACGCGAAATTCCCTGGCCACCACTAATGTTGACTTGTCCCAG GCACACAACGCCGGCCTAGGGTTAGCAGATACCGGTCACGCAGTGCATGAAACGACTGATT CCTCTAGTAAGGATTCATCGGGGGACTGCACATTGCCATTACCAGACTTTGATTTGATCGACTTTGATGGCTGTGCGTACTTGACGGGGGGGGGTATGGGCACATCTTGCCACAATCAACCCACTGAGATGACACACATCATGCAAAATACCCGGTCTCTCAGCTCTGCCGGTCCTCCTGGGGATTCCATCTTTGTGGAATTTGACAGCTCCCTACAAACTTCCGGAACTGTCGGAAATGTTGAGCCGCGGGCTCCGCGTGCTGAAAACAATGACGCCCTATCCACCTCTGGAGACACTCCAATATCCGACTTCGACTCACCCGAAGGTTGCCTTGTTGGCGACACACATTCTCCTGTTAGCAACACACTATACGATTCAGTCAAGGGTACACCTAGTGCCTCTGATGCAGCTTTGCTCAAAGTCAACTATGCACTACGCGTATGTATTCGAGCCGACTATGTCGAATTTTTAGAAACAAACTTGCCACGCTGGGTTAAACATGGTATTTGGCGTACAGTCTGGCCTCCGAGCAAAGCAAAGGGCGCGCACGGCTACGAAAGCTTGCAAAAGGCATATTGGAATATATGCCGGTTAGACAGACAAATGGGAGATGATGCTATCAGAAGCAGAATGGCCATGGTTATGCTTCACCTGGAGTATGAAAAGGCTTGCCTCACGTGGAAAAGCCGCACAAGCACCA AATGGGCTTCTGCCAACTCTCAAAGAAAATCTGAAATGCGAGCTAAATTTCACGATAGGAAACG GAAGAATACCGCCGTCACCGCCAAGATAATCAAGGATATAGAGCGGGCTATAAAAAACTCCAGGACGGGTTTGCTTGACATTTTAAACAAGGTCAATCCAATCGCACAGAGCTTGTTCCTGAACCACGGATACGAAAGCCACAATCTTCAGATAAAGCTACCTCTTCTCCTTGAACAACCAGACTCGTCGTAA